The Oscillospiraceae bacterium genome includes the window TACCAAGAACACGGTGTTTGGCATAATGGCACGAAGCTTTTTGGACTGTTCGGGATAAGTTGCACCCACAACAGCACCAACGGAGGAATATCCTAAATCGTTGATGGTGGATTCGCCCCATTTGTTTACCATTTTAGCAACTTTCACATAAATTTCTTCGCCGTCTAACACCAAGTCCTGCAGTTCACCGCTGGAGGGATTAGAGGTTTTTACCAATACGAAGATGCCTTTATCAAACTCTTCGCAACGTTTTACGAAGGGAAGAATACCGTCACTTCCCAAGTAGGGGTTTACAGTTAAAGAATCGGGTTCAAAAGCTCTGTCTGCTTCCCCAAACAACTGGGTTTTTCCTAAGTATGCAGTTGCATAGGCATCAGAGGTGGAACCGATGTCGTTACGTTTGCCGTCTGCAATCACATAAAAGCCTTTTTCTTTGGCGTATTTGATGGTTTCATAGTAAGCACGGATGCCTTCCAAGCCGTACATTTCGT containing:
- the pyrF gene encoding orotidine-5'-phosphate decarboxylase; translation: MKELLNKIQTMNNPTVAGLDPVLSYIPTHILEKAEKEHGKTFKAAAEAILEFNKGLMDALCDIVPAVKPQSAYYEMYGLEGIRAYYETIKYAKEKGFYVIADGKRNDIGSTSDAYATAYLGKTQLFGEADRAFEPDSLTVNPYLGSDGILPFVKRCEEFDKGIFVLVKTSNPSSGELQDLVLDGEEIYVKVAKMVNKWGESTINDLGYSSVGAVVGATYPEQSKKLRAIMPNTVFLVPGYGAQGGTAKDIAHLFDKDGMGAVVNSSRGIMCAYQKAGADGEAFAEFARKEAIRMKEDITSVF